One genomic region from Oncorhynchus clarkii lewisi isolate Uvic-CL-2024 chromosome 21, UVic_Ocla_1.0, whole genome shotgun sequence encodes:
- the LOC139378867 gene encoding uncharacterized protein, translated as MPDFLTYYTSTMNILWFLLILTGTWAEVPSIDKYGLKGGLVCLAVAESPGEHKELKWKFKSDVIVDNKEISPQYKEKVQYNPVNHSLCIKNLKETDSGIYYPTVGKWNLETIIEYKVTIQEAVSIPVMKVVSLYSNSSRGQCNITVNCSVKDVWALSVCNGRQCTLSQQSLTVVNITISNDNSTIQCTGKNHVSAETNSQPMKDICIVKGGKASEYPVGIIVGSVTGLLLIIVFVGIRRIKSTRRRARKNELPLQVNPVSAPQGERPGPQNTGASDVTTIYVTVGKPGAAGVELPSPEEMPESQSAAIYSTVQQPAAEESHLVDKVGAAKEDRPGPQSPTSIYSTVQKPAAAQCCPVDKYRNNLNKPDRAAQ; from the exons ATGCCAGACTTCCTCACTTATTACACTTCTACAATGAACATTTTATGGTTTCTACTCATCCTCACAG GGACCTGGGCTGAAGTTCCGTCAATAGACAAGTATGGGCTGAAGGGAGGTTTGGTGTGTCTGGCCGTTGCTGAATCCCCTGGGGAGCATAAAGAACTTAAATGGAAATTCAAAAGTGATGTAATAGTTGATAATAAAGAGATCTCTCCTCAATACAAGGAGAAGGTGCAATATAACCCGGTGAACCACTCTCTGTGCATTAAGAATCTGAAGGAAACGGACAGTGGAATTTACTATCCGACTGTTGGAAAATGGAATTTAGAAACTATTATTGAGTACAAAGTAACAATACAGG AAGCTGTTTCCATACCAGTCATGAAGGTGGTGTCTCTCTACTCCAACTCAAGTAGGGGACAATGTAACATCACAGTGAACTGTTCTGTTAAAGACGTCTGGGCATTGTCTGTCTGTAACGGGCGTCAGTGCACACTGTCACAACAGTCACTCACCGTAGTCAATATCACCATCTCCAATGACAACAGCACTATCCAGTGCACAGGCAAAAATCACGTCAGTGCAGAGACCAACTCACAACCCATGAAGGACATAT GCATTGTGAAAGGTGGGAAAGCTTCAGAATACCCAGTTGGCATCATTGTGGGCAGTGTTACTGGATTGCTACTCATTATTGTGTTTGTTGGAATACGACGCATCAAATCAACCAGAAGAAGGGCCCGTAAAAACGAGCTGCCACTGCAG GTCAACCCAGTGAGCGCTCCACAAGGGGAGAGACCGGGACCACAAAACACAGGGGCTTCTGACGTAACAACCATCTACGTCACTGTAGGGAAACCAGGAGCTGCAGGAGTGGAGCTCCCGTCACCAGAAGAGATGCCAGAGTCACAGTCAGCGGCAATCTACAGCACTGTGCAGCAACCAGCTGCAGAAGAGTCTCACCTAGTGGACAAAGTGGGCGCTGCAAAAGAAGACAGACCAGGGCCGCAGAGCCCCACATCGATCTACAGCACTGTACAGAAACCAGCAGCAGCACAGTGTTGCCCAGTGGACAAATACAGGAATAATCTCAACAAACCAGACAGAGCTGCTCAATAG